Proteins encoded within one genomic window of Arachis ipaensis cultivar K30076 chromosome B08, Araip1.1, whole genome shotgun sequence:
- the LOC107611079 gene encoding probable arabinosyltransferase ARAD1, giving the protein MPESESDDNSAFDKSVNFASASQPCSDTAAIATADSSSAIKVYMYDLPIRFTYGVIATRSASEGGGTPENLTSLSYPGHQHMGEWFLFLDMNRPESDRIGSLVTQVMDPEEAELFYVPFFSSLSQLVSTSQQGDGSEAAYSDKETQEALVEWLEGQKYWQRSGGRDHVFTAADPKSLLHVWIR; this is encoded by the coding sequence ATGCCAGAATCTGAATCCGACGACAACTCCGCCTTTGACAAATCGGTAAATTTTGCCTCCGCCAGTCAACCCTGCTCCGACACCGCCGCCATAGCCACTGCAGATTCCTCGTCCGCCATTAAGGTCTACATGTATGACCTTCCCATTCGGTTCACCTACGGTGTCATCGCTACCCGATCCGCCTCCGAAGGCGGCGGCACGCCAGAGAATCTAACCTCACTGAGCTACCCGGGACACCAGCACATGGGAGAGTGGTTTCTGTTCCTGGACATGAACCGTCCAGAGTCAGATCGGATAGGGTCACTGGTGACCCAGGTGATGGACCCGGAAGAAGCGGAGCTGTTCTACGTGCCGTTCTTCTCGTCGCTGAGCCAGTTGGTGTCGACGAGCCAACAAGGCGATGGGTCGGAGGCGGCTTACAGTGACAAGGAGACGCAGGAAGCGCTGGTGGAGTGGCTGGAGGGGCAGAAGTACTGGCAGAGGAGTGGAGGGAGGGACCACGTGTTCACGGCGGCGGACCCCAAGTCGCTGTTGCATGTGTGGATAAGGTGA
- the LOC107611078 gene encoding uncharacterized protein LOC107611078 has product MGSFTAALEEATAAQMWSLMEDNGTDDAPFLSAPFSSVPSCLLESSSSSTPSPRSSCAHSSIVADRRIPVQICRCSHRVVLFSTPPPVVTSSPVTTAVFRLSRFSPSVKIVASPFRSAVARCPNPLVKLTMANENRHAGNIFFKKEAGGHISLIPIDHGYCLPEKFEDCTFDWLYWPQARQPYSADTVDYIKSLDAETVDYMNLVECREKCFRNCSCMASLFKLRHQGIGGWLCYVVW; this is encoded by the exons ATGGGCTCGTTCACAGCAGCATTGGAGGAGGCGACGGCGGCACAAATGTGGTCTTTGATGGAGGATAACGGCACAGATGACG CACCTTTCTTGTCGGCGCCATTCTCGTCAGTGCCATCTTGCCTCCTCGAGTCTTCATCATCGTCTACCCCTTCGCCGCGTTCTTCTTGTGCTCATTCATCCATTGTCGCAGATCGTCGCATCCCTGTCCAGATCTGCCGTTGCTCGCATCGCGTAGTTCTTTTCTCAACGCCGCCTCCTGTGGTAACTTCTTCTCCGGTAACAACAGCAGTCTTCCGGTTAAGTAGATTTTCTCCTTCAGTCAAG ATCGTTGCATCGCCGTTCAGATCTGCTGTTGCTCGTTGTCCAAATCCTCTGGTGAAGCTGAcaa TGGCCAATGAAAATAGGCATGCGGGGAACATTTTTTTCAAGAAGGAGGCAGGTGGCCACATTTCTCTCATTCCTATTGATCACGGCTACTGTCTACCAGAAAAA TTTGAAGATTGCACATTTGATTGGCTATACTGGCCCCAAGCGCGCCAACCTTACTCTGCTGATACAGTTGATTATATTAAGTCCTTAGATGCTGAAACTGTTGATTATATGAATCTTGTTGAGTGCAGAGAGAAATGCTTCAGAAACTGTTCTTGTATGGCTAGCTTATTCAAACTCAGACACCAGGGGATCGGGGGGTGGTTGTGCTATGTGGTTTGGTGA